The nucleotide sequence GCTGCCCCCGGACCTGACCCGGGCGGCGGCGGCATCAGCGGCGGAGGaagaggcggcggcggccggatCTCCCGGCCGCAAGCAGCCGCGCGGCGACGAGGGCGAGTTGGAGGCCGGGAGGGGGGGCCGCGGCGGCGTGGCCGTGCGCGCGCCCTCGCCcgaggagatggaggaggaggcgATCGCCAGCGTCCCCGGGGAGGAGACGGAGGACATGGACTTTCTGTCCGGGCTGGAACTGGCAGATCTTTTGGACCCCCGGCAACCGGACTGGCACCTGGAGCCCGGACTCAGCTCGCCCGGGCCTCTCTCGTCGTCCGGCGGAGGCTCGGATAGCGGCGGCCTGTGGAGAGGGGACGACGACGACGAGGCCGCGGCTGCCGAGATGCAGCGCTTTTCTGACCTGCTGCAGAGGCTCTTAAACGGCATCGGAGGCTGCAGCAGCGGCAGTGACAGTGGCAGCGGCGAAAAGAGGCGGAGAAAGTCCCCAGGAGGAGGCGCGGGCAGCAGCGGCAACGACAACAACCAGGCGGCGACAAAGAGTCCCCGgaaggcggcggcggctgctgccCGTCTCAATCGGCTGAAGAAGAAGGAGTACGTGATGGGGCTGGAAAGTCGAGTCCGGGGTCTGGCAGCCGAGAACCAGGAGCTGCGGGCCGAGAATCGGGAGCTGGGCAAGCGCGTGCAGGCACTGCAGGAGGAGAGTCGATACCTACGGGCCGTCTTAGCCAACGAGACCGGACTGGCTCGCTTGCTGAGCCGGCTGAGCGGCGTGGGACTGCGGCTGACCACCTCGCTCTTCAGAGACTCGCCCGCCGGTGACCATGACTACGCTCTGCCCGTGGGAAAGCAGCAGCAGGACCTACTGGAAGAGGACGACTCGGCGGGAGGAGTGTGTCTTCATGTGGACAAGGATAAGGTGTCGGTGGAGTTCTGCTCGGCGTGCGCCCGGAAGGCGTCGTCTTCTCTTAAAATGTAGGGTCAAGTAATCTGCTCTTTATCCGCGTTTACCCCTTTCAACTCCCTTACACCATGTAAAACACCTTAGTGGGACATCTTCACTGGACACatttcagaggaggaaaacagTAATATTGAATCTTTAAGTGTTTAGCTAAAAGCATGAATGTGACACTGTAACCAACTCCTAATGATAACATGTGACTATTAAATCTCTCTGACAGTTTCTTTTTTAGGTGATTTCCTTCCTGCCAGGCTCCGTTGTAGGGGTTACAGAACAGTCGTTCCCGCCTCACAACCTGGTAAGGATCCATCTCTTCACGTAACGCTCATGCTCTGCTGCTTAGTCTACTTTAATGGGCAACAtctcaatgtgtgtgtgtggaggtttttttttttttttcttttttcttttttcttttttggaaggtgGGAGGGGAAATCTAATTTGGGCCCTGTCCACCCTGGAAACAGACTTGTGCTGGTCAATAATGTATTTAAGATGCTTCTTCTGGTTGAAATAGCTGTTAATGTGTCCCCTTGTTCAGACTTGCGTGTACCTAGCTCTTCTGTCCCCAGTGTGGACATGGCCTTGGATGACATCGGTTCCAACTGTACACTGAAAGCTGCTAATAGAGATACAGTTTGGAGACAGTGAAACAGGTGAAGTTGAATGGAAGTTCCGAGTTGTACAAGGTGCAAATTGGAATTCCAATGTTAGAGCAACTTTTTAGAGGCTGACAATAAGTATTTGGGGCTTGCACAAATGTGATAGTTATTATGCTGGAGATGACAGAAATGTCTTAAATATTTGGGAATGCCATTTAGTTTTCAGAAGGAGATGTAGAAATACAAAGTATTCAGAGTAAAAGATTTTAATATCTCACCATTAGAGAGGTTGGAAATTAACATGCATATCTGTGTTATTGAAGGAGGAGTAATAATGGTTAATGAAATGTTTCTTTGAGGACCAGCACAGTGATTACCTTATCACTGAgtataaataaattgttaaacacttttacttttgttgtattAAAATTTTAGGTTAAATTTATGTATGATTAGATATTGAAGGTTGTGAAATGTGAATGAAAACGTGTAAAGTGAGGCTTCACAAAGAATCTTACTCTCCTTATTTCAAAGGTTTTtgtcctatttaaaaataatttttaaagttgagtGGTTCTGGCTACTCAAGAACACGATTGACACTTTTTCCAAAGATGGGACATATTCTTCCCTTGAAGTACTGTATTATCCATTGTCTGATTGTATAGATTCAGTTACTGTGTCCTTCAGTGTAAGAGGCATTAAGAAATTCTTTGTGAAACATCACTGTTTGataaagtatatacatatttagcatccttgtttttctttgtgctaAAGTGGATACAGCTGTTGGGGCAGAAGAGACGGGACCAGCTGCTGGCCAcatttcctgctttattttaaaaggtagtataagaaatgaggaaaaagaggTAATATCAGGGCTTCtgctgtcttttattttaaaatgttcataattaaaaagtattttccagCAGTCCAAAGATGTAAGTTATCTTACAcataaaatgttttgttgttatttggttATAAAAATGGAATCCTTGTTCTTGCACAACTGTAAATGTTTTGTTGCTAGATAACACAATTTGAGACCTAACTTGGTCTCTGGTTTCCAGTGCATTACAGCATATTTTGTAAAATCATCTACTGCACTTGAGCATGAATGGGTAATAGccaaactcacaacctggagtGATGAACCTGCTTATACCTAAGTGCAGGAGCAAGCCCCTCACAATGCAGCTGCATGGATTTTTAGTGCCtactgaattttatatatatatatatatatatatatatatatacacacacaccaaaagtagttggaaaaattatttgaaatgactAATTTGTGCTATCTCTATGGAATATGTTAAATGTAGCTTTTTGAAACAGAAGCCTTGAATTGAAATTTAATTAATACTTgaacattttgtatatatttctttgtatataattttgtgCAGTACCAATGACAAAAATATGGTGTCATAATAAAACCAGGTTTGTTGATCTTTCAGTTATGGGCTCAAAGAATTTATTCATCTCTAACATGACATTGGAAAATAATGgatgaaaataggaaaaatgattATTGTTAATGCTGACTTTGGGTCTTAAAAGGTTCTGGAAGCAGTAAGTGTGTTTTTCTAAAATACCATTCCCTTGGAATATTTTCTTCCTAATGTCATTGCTTGTCCTGCATTATTTGAAGTTTGGGGCTGGGGAGAAATAGTAGTCAGAGCTTTCTGAATTGGAATGCTTTGAAAATTCTAAGTGTAGATTTTTAGAATGTCATTTTATAAATGGCAGTTTTTGGAAATACTTGAGTAAGAACTTTTGAGAATGGAGATTAGTATCACCTATTTTTAAAGCTGCTTATTTAGGTTACTTACGTTTTAACTGTCTTTTCTTAGTTTCcatttcattctccttttttttttttttcccctaattttggTGACTTagtgattttgtcattttttacatCAACTTCATGGTCTCGTTTTTACATGGTATTGCATGTATTTAGGACCTAACAGGGGCTTTAAATAAATTGGATCATATTTATGTGTAAGCACATTTTACTGTAAATGTTTGGGTTTCTGAATTTACAACAGATCTGTTTATTTCAGTATGTAGTAAACAATATCTTAAAGTGTCTGATTCACtacttgttaattaaaaaaagttatgatTAATATGAAACTGTTGTCTtactatttttagaaaattgtgtTCTGAATGATTAGTAGTTGGATAAAGGAGATTTCTGGAATATAATAAggattgttttgaaattttaaggTTTAGCTCTATTTACTGTAGTGGTTGAAAACAACTTAGtatttgggaaactttttttttttttccctaattgcCTCTATGGCAAAATGATACAGAATTAAagaggtagtttttttttaatatttgccttCTGATGGTGACAGGAATTCATACATTAATTGAACTAACACATCATATTGACCTCCTATTTCTGTCATATTGACTTACTGTTTCTGCACTTTCTTGACCAGTCCTAACTAAAAAGTCCACATTTGTTAAAGTGTCGTCACACCTCTGATATAATCCGACAAAaagtgttcaaaatattttaaatatttgtgcatTTTGTAATCACTaaattaatctctctctcttctctttaaaCAGCTTAGCAGTGTCTGCAAAAACGAATCTTTTCCTACAACCTGTTAACTGACTGGACTGATGGTAACAAAGTAATTGTGGGAGCCATGTCGGTCAAAAATTTGGCATCtgctgaaaaaaatgaatgccatATTCAAGTTCCCAAATTACTTCTGTACTGATTTCACTTTCCAGATTTCACTTTCCAGAAATGGAGATATGAAAAGATTCTCTGGAATCCTTGAAAGACTTAATAGAAATACATGAGACTAAGTTAATTTTGGAACAAAATCATACCCTTTTGTCTTTCATGGGAGTGATCAGTTCTtgcataccttttaaaaattgtaaccaTTGGAGAAGAGAATTATAGTATTTCATCAAGGAATAATAGAGTCTTTACACAATCAAGAGCACATTCTGTAGAATTACATTTAGTGGAGTAGAATTACATAAACAGGGCATCAGGGATCACAAAGCATATCAtgagtttgtatttatttcctggAACTTGAGAGCTAATCTGAAGTATAGGCTGACCTTGCTGAGTAGAATATAAAAGTTAATGTAAAGTCTTTAACTATAAAGAGTAGTCTTTTTAAATAGATGCATTGATTTGTCTTGTGTATCTGAAAAAATTGATTATGATTAAATATGTGAGTAGTTAATTACAATTCAGGGTAATAGGATGTTTGGATTCTGAGGTTTTGGCTTCTTGAGTTTTCTCTGAGTACTTGACACTTTCTTGAATATTTTGAGGTTTCTAACGAATGGTATCGTAGTTTCTActgttatatattaaaatttctctAGTGTAACGTAAGGGCTTTAGTATTCTGGATGAtgggagtgttttttttttttttttatgcggAATGTGATTGTTTTACTTAATTGAAACATTTTTCCAGTTTATTACAAGTGTGAAAAAACACTCAAAACTctggattgttttatttcattcattggaTTATGTTAATACATTATTTAGTCTGGTCTAGACTGAGTCATTTTATCTTACTGACTCATTGGGAAGTGTGTAGatcagagaggtgggaggggtagGAGAAAGCCAGAATGAGTTATCAAAACTATACAGTTTGGTTATTGTATGGTATTATACAGAATTTATTAAACCCACTGTTGCTTGTAATCTAAGTATATTCAGTGCCTGTGCTGCCAGGCAACAATGAGCATGTGTAGTGGCTTATACTCAACTGATGGATATTCCTACAGTTCCAACAGTATAACTGGTTGTATTTCTACAACCAAAGATTTGGCATTAACACTAGTTGGTGATGATTAATTACTCCTTTGATAGAACAGAGTGGATAACTCACTGATAATGAGTAATTACCTGTAAAAATACATGATTACCTAGTTCAGCATTTTGAAGTTCTAGTTTAAGGTTTCACTAATTTAGTCAGAGTTTTAAGTTAAATAATCTGATGATTCTTAAAAGTTGAGTAGGTACTGGAATACTTTTAAGTGTTTACTTTTTCCCCCAGACTCTTATTAATACAAAGTGTTGAGACCCTCCcaaatgtttatatttctgtattttactgTGTACTTTTTTCTTCAGAAACCAGGTAGTTAACCCTCTAAGCTAGGGATCAGAAAGGGGAGGGTCTTCCATTAGAAACTTGTAGAATGTTTTGTGTGGCCGGCatagtatttttcatatatttgaacTTGAATACCTCAATCCTCTGGCAGTCACTCGTTGTCTTACAATACCAGATAGCTCTCAGCTCTGATCTGTTTGTAGTAAAATGGTCATTTACTTTCAGTTTTgaaatgtagaaaaattaaacgaggtgatttaaattttattcagaaaGTCACCATCTTTAGGAATATAAATCATGCAGTATCAgggaaaaattgatttttaaaaaaatatataggttggTTAATAGAATGTTGTTGCTCATGAACTTGCCTTTTTCATTGCTTTGGTTACTGATAATAGTGtttttattcctacttttttACCTTCCTCAATTTGTACATTCAAGATTTCTTAATTAGAGCCATTtcccccagtttttaaaaagaaaccagtttACAATcgactttaataatttttatagttttgttgacCCCAGATTATTTTTTGCTgaaaattattttgcttaattttcaatctaatttaaaaatgtagtcaCTAATGGTGTTTTGAAAAATTGCATCGTTGGGATAATATGCAGTTTGATTTTTATTGGTGGCCCAACTTTTCTTTACACTGTGCCTCCAAATGCTGTATCTTTGGACACCCACTGCAGTCAGTTTCCTAGACCGTCTGGCTTTTAATGTGCTATGGTTTGGGGTTTACAATGTAATATGAGCCTTCTCTCTTTCATAAAGCCAGATAACTACACCAAGTAAGTTGTAAAAGACAGACTTAAATAGTTGGTTTACTCTGACTGAACTGAACTATTAAAAGCTCTCTAAGGGTAGTGTTCTTAAGGTCTTAGCTACAAATGACTATTTCCCTAAATTGTAAGGAAGACCACAGCAAGTTTACATGTCATTTACCTGCCCCCATCCAAGTTTTGGTAAAGTAGATTTGTAGCAACAGATGTAAAATAACATTGTCTCTTGCTTATATTGTCCATTTTTACTAATTGGAAAGatgatctaaaaatatatatggtaggACGGAGATGTTAGAAAGTAATTCTTTTTGGTTACAGACACCATTGTAAACTCTTGTATGGATTTATAGATGGTATTACGGTAGAAGTGTTTCAGCACAAGAAAACAATTTGTACTGAGATACCAGTTTAGTTGCCAGAGGCTTTTGAATTATCCAGGTTGATTGcgccattctttttctttaagcagTCTAATTTAGTAATAtggatttcttatttttgaagtcAGGAGTTTTAATTTTTGCTGTGATGAGTAGAACTctcctttaaataaaaatgacagaatgTAAAGTATATAATTTTGGGTCAGagagctttaaatttttttcttaatgtttattcattttttgagggagagacagagcatgagtgggggaggaacagagaaagagggaaacacagaatctgaagcaggttccaggctctgagctgtcagcacagagcctgatgcgggcttcaaacccatgaaccatgagattatgacctaagctgaagttggatgcctaaccaactgagccacccaggcaccccagggtcaGAGAGCTTTAAGTAAAGCATATTCATTatagaaaactgagaaaatacagaaaggaaccaaaaacaaaaagaaaaatcacgaCTAATTCTCTAACCCAGAGAATATTCATAGTAAAATATagatttcttttgctttgtaaTTGGGATCGTTCTATATATAAATTTGTTAGGGAATACATTTTAAGGTACTTGTTGAACAtcatctttctgaaatatttaaaatgaattttgaattttgttaattttgtttgaatttaaaaatatttagctgtACTGCTTTCTTCTTTGAGGAGACCCTGAAAGCCTATTTCACTCATGAGGCTGCATTTTCTAGGTAACAAGCTAAATTAAATTCTTTCATGTAATTAAGTAGCATAAGATTATATAACAGATACATCACTATAtttgaaaggaataaataagatgCTTGTGAATATGTTGTAGGAGGACACTTTATTTGGTAAGATTGGCTTGTTTCATAAGGGAGTGTTAGTCTAGATCCACACCATTCAGTACTGTAGCCATTACTCACATGTGGCCAAAAACTTTAATTAAAGGTAAAAATGCAGTTTTCCAGTTGCACTAGTTACATCTCAGCCACATAAGGATAGAAGCTAGTTACCATGGTGATTTAGATGCtttcacttaagaaaataaagaaatgagatgAAAAGTTTTAGGAAGAGGAGTGTAATACGTCacttagaaaatttaaatgatcTGTCTTAGGAAATGAGGAATATTAGATGAGGctatctcagaaaacaaaaccgGGAGCAATAGGAAGAGTGTTCTATTTAAGTGCTACTATTTATGTCAGGTGGTGGGTTAGTCAACttccatatattatataataccaATCTTGAGTGAGGTTActgttgaagaaactgaggaccagagaggttaagttgcTCAATTTACACcacacagctaaaaaaaaaaaaaaaaagtctgggtaTGTGACCCCAAAGGGTTATCCCATACTAGATGGAATCTTCAGAGGTAGAATTTGCCTTGATCTTCCAAGAACATAGATATCCAGAGATAATTAAGATGACTCTTTAAATAGT is from Neofelis nebulosa isolate mNeoNeb1 chromosome 10, mNeoNeb1.pri, whole genome shotgun sequence and encodes:
- the CREBZF gene encoding CREB/ATF bZIP transcription factor isoform X1, whose protein sequence is MRHSLTKLLAASGSDSPTRSESPAPAATCLLPPDLTRAAAASAAEEEAAAAGSPGRKQPRGDEGELEAGRGGRGGVAVRAPSPEEMEEEAIASVPGEETEDMDFLSGLELADLLDPRQPDWHLEPGLSSPGPLSSSGGGSDSGGLWRGDDDDEAAAAEMQRFSDLLQRLLNGIGGCSSGSDSGSGEKRRRKSPGGGAGSSGNDNNQAATKSPRKAAAAAARLNRLKKKEYVMGLESRVRGLAAENQELRAENRELGKRVQALQEESRYLRAVLANETGLARLLSRLSGVGLRLTTSLFRDSPAGDHDYALPVGKQQQDLLEEDDSAGGVCLHVDKDKVSVEFCSACARKASSSLKIFFFR
- the CREBZF gene encoding CREB/ATF bZIP transcription factor isoform X2, with protein sequence MRHSLTKLLAASGSDSPTRSESPAPAATCLLPPDLTRAAAASAAEEEAAAAGSPGRKQPRGDEGELEAGRGGRGGVAVRAPSPEEMEEEAIASVPGEETEDMDFLSGLELADLLDPRQPDWHLEPGLSSPGPLSSSGGGSDSGGLWRGDDDDEAAAAEMQRFSDLLQRLLNGIGGCSSGSDSGSGEKRRRKSPGGGAGSSGNDNNQAATKSPRKAAAAAARLNRLKKKEYVMGLESRVRGLAAENQELRAENRELGKRVQALQEESRYLRAVLANETGLARLLSRLSGVGLRLTTSLFRDSPAGDHDYALPVGKQQQDLLEEDDSAGGVCLHVDKDKVSVEFCSACARKASSSLKM